In the genome of Oryzias melastigma strain HK-1 linkage group LG4, ASM292280v2, whole genome shotgun sequence, the window CTTCTTAATGTGAGACGATATTTTTACAAACCAGCCTGAACAAGGAGAAAGTGTCTGattattttatagtttacagtttctcttaacttttaaggaaaaagtttaactttattaaaatatctgcagctgctttaaacttaaatcaaaatgtgacaaaaacaatcagacgccgactttatttctttttggctttgatagatagaaaacaaacaaaaaaactgtgactaaagcagttattttctaaaaatcaatataaatgtgaatccaCTTATGGAAAAACTTTATTAGGAGCATTCTCGTAACATTAGACACTAGAGctgctacgattagtcgactaatctaagttataatggtattctgttagctttttggactattttagcattttttaaggttttttttagactattttggagtttagctaatatttcagctacatgctagctattttggttaatttaagatttttcttgttttgctttttaggctaatttggaatttggctaatatttcagctgcatgctagctgttttagctaactaaggctttttttaaaggctaatttggcatttaactaatattttagccagcttcagtgatttcagctatcaacttttgtttcagctatcaatttcagcatcttcagcggccaaattcagcttccagcattcccactagcattattacaggtaatgttgtatatctagttttcagtttaaagctaatgatagttaagatatgtgctttacatccagtttacacatGTTCCGATTATttttcccgattagtcgactaatcgggaaaaATATTCGGCGATTAattgactgttaaaataatcgtttgtggcagctctattaGACAGCCAGTTGCTGGATgttctgcattattattatggtctgttggaacaactgtctcaataaatccatatttggagtaaagactcctggtttttgtctgttaaacgTTATAGAaagctcttcttctgtttcctcttttctgccAAAGGAAACTTtccaaatctgtttgtttttttgttagctttgtgAGCTTGAGGGTTTCAGTTCAGCGGTCGGTGCAGCCACTTTAAGAAAGTAATTAAATGATTTTGGACATGCGAACGAGCGACTTCACATGGGTCAAAAATGAGTTGGATGTGATTGAGAATCcagtagattttcaaaataaaacttcctcaAGAGTCAgatcagaaataaaacagaagaaatgcaGATAATCTGGATGATTTCTGATGAATTAAAGATGATTTAAGAACCTTTACAGATCTACAACTAGAATGCATCATCTCtgctttaaatcaaatattctgTTCTAACaagtttttatattaatgtttttataaatgttgatGCTGCAGAGTTAAAACCAGAGTTTTTGTTGATGGTCAGTCTGAAACGTACGCAGTGGTCTCGGGCGTGCAGGAAGTCAAACAGCTCCTCTGTGCAATCCTCCTCTGTGGAGGAGCGAGAGCCCACTCTGGTCTCACACTGTTCCAGACGCTCCTGAGCGTGGGCGCAGTGCTCCGACGCCTCGCACTTCTGCCGCACGGCTTCGATTGGATCCTGGAACGGAACAAAAACacgtttgtgcttttttaatgaCTTCCATCCTTTTGGCTGGACTTTAGATGAACATTTGTCTTCATATCAAATGTTAGAAGTGAACTGTCTAAGACTGTTTGTTTGAATTGAGTAAAACGTGCTCTTTTTCTATTCGAATGTCATCTATGTGTTCATAGATGAGtgagtaaatacatttttacaaatatataattTCATTGTTTATACTGTAGAAAGGAGTCATTTGAATAATGCATAAATCTGaatttccagaaaataaaaattctttaaGACAGGCTTACTAAAATGTAAAGACTTGCATCTCATACCAGgtatatttaaagttaaaaactgtGAACTGCTGGATGGTTTGTTAAACTTTTCACTTCTGAAAATGGAAATTATAGGAGATTTGAGATACTCTGATCACTTTGtaacaaatgtgtttctgttaTCAGTGTAAAACTTTGGAATGCTCAACaggatgttttaaaaatgatgtacgaatatattttaattcaaaaggaTGTTCAGAACACAAACATGTAAAGGATATTCTCTAGAAACCtctgtagaaaaaatgtttggtttgcgCTAAGATTACTGGGAGTggtagaaaaaaatcagatttgtttttttatccactGTTTTCCAACCAAAAGCTGCGTTCAAATTTATGTTAAATGCAAATTAGGTAGTTATGGAATTTGCGTAGCTTcggaaaatgtattaaatgcaTATTGTGTGTTAATATTTGTGGTGCTTTtatgaaaataacaataaagaaaatctaatgAAAGGcagcaaacaacaacaacaaaaccttAGCAAGAATTCAACTCTCATTAAGCGGTTTTATTTTGATGGAGTGTTTATTATCATATCTTGacacacaaataataaaaagttgttattttggatataaatctatttaaattgactgcatttaaaatgtgtttcaatgTTTTAAGAGCCccaaaaggaacaaaaacaaaagtttgaatgtttaagagaaaatacatttatattcatTCTGTGTCTTTCTTAgtcataaaagaaaacacaagagaaCATTAAAAATGCGAATAATGCATCAGTTCAGAAACTATATTTTAAGAACTATTCCTTCTCCTTGAAGGAGAGCAGCTAACATACCAccatttcctcctcttcctcttcttcttcctcctgaaACAGACACGAGCAAACATCTTAAAACAACTATAATCATTCATGTACATGAACTATTAGAGTTAAAAAAGTCTAGAAATCTGAATACTTCCCCCTAAATATGTTGACAAGATTCTAATAAAATGATGAACGGAGATATGAGCGTCAATGTTATTCAATGACTAGCTAAATGATGATGTAGCATTGCTAGCCAACAACTATTAGCATCTGCTAAAACGACCACAAGAAATCAAacataaagtttaatttagagTTCCAGAAACTTCTTACGTCTTCAGGTTCTCCGTTCATGATCATCTTCTCCTCAAAAACCATAATGTCGGGGTTTATTTGTGGTTGTTAGTGAgtgagctgctggaggacacCACAGGTCATAGAAGCCGGGAGAcagcaagctagcaagttccGGAAAAGAAGGCAAAGAGTTTCCGGGTAGGAgaccttcacaataaaagagcctTGTTTAACAAACGGAATCGTTTTAATGAAAACACTCAGTAACACTTTTAATACGCATTAAATCGCcagtaaaagggaaaaaataactaCGCCAAATAAAAAACACGACATTTTCCTTAACATGGTCTTGTTCTCCattcaaaatatatttgaagctactaatatgttttattttgaagttcaaataaaacacttccCCCTCTCACAAAACTGAACTCTGGTAGCAAATattatcaatgtttttttccttacagaGTTGCAGTTTGCAGATCTATTATAATTTGATGTGCATAAACGTTCAGTTTAATGAGCTAATGTCTGTTTTTGCGTGTTTTCGTTTTTGTGTGTTAATTTGAACAGCTGGTAGTACTGCACAGGAAGTTACATCCATTCATGAGTATTCATATGAAGGATGCTTTTGTAGAGATGTCAATTTTatgaatatcttaaaaaaagatgaatacacCCAAGGCATATAACACTGGAacaatttgtgctttttgtttgaTGAATAATTCCCTATCTtgagaattttttgtttttgttagtgcTTACATATTCATTTCTATGAATATTATAGTTATTTCTGACTTGGAATTATTTCCTTCTGCTTGTCATGTCCCCATTACCATTCagtaattgattttctttttttgaaagatgacattagttattgtttttttcagactgCTTACAGCTTTGATTTGAAAATTTGTATGATAATAAAGTtcttatgtttaaaaaaaggcttttgcaGAGGTTGTAAAAATTGAGTTCAACAGACAGGAACTTCATCTGTAAATATTGGTGTTCCTCAGTTCAAATATCCAGTGCAGAGGGTTGAATAAATCTAATCAAAAGTTCATCATCTGAAGCTCCTTTCTGGCCTGTTGATGAAGGTTCTAGTAGTAAAACCCTTTACAGCCCCAAGTTATTGATCTACTATCGTTGGGACAGTCTGTTCTATCAAAGGACATTTGAGTTGATAGATGCTTCACATCTGTATACGTGGAATCATCTTGTTtataaatgtcattaaagagttattttttgtttcttttgatagtttacttttgtaaacgctcattttgtttgcattaaaaaagatTCCTACCATTAAATGACGTAAAAATAGGAGGAGTTGTGAGTTATTACATTCTATGTTACAGTtcaactgtatatgagaactggacaaagtgaCTCCACCCCTCTtggtttttaattaatatttcagtACAAGATCAGATGcgtcaataaaataaagtagtcTCGCATCGAAcattccaaaacattttttttacattttttattttttagagtaGTAGGGGCGTGGCCTTACTACAAGCTATGATTGGTGAAAGTTGTTGACGCAGGTCAACTCGGACTGATCTCTGacgacgtctggttccaacatggcggcgtccgtattgtgaaaaatggcaactgaattgacttcatttggttggagtcTTACTATTGGGTATTCCAGTTCTCTGGTACAGTCAATGCTATCTGGTACTGTCTGAAATATGACAGATTATTGATCGGAGGAttctgaagatgaagaagaaaaagaccaATCAGACGACATCTGTCTTTTCATCGCAGATCGGGCTAATCTGAAGCGGGTTTGTTTGCTTTATGATTATTGGGGTCACGTTGCAACATTACTAGTTACTCAGTGACAGAACCGAAGTGATTACCTTTAACACAGCAaatgactgtttattttacAGGAACACTGTAGCATTGGC includes:
- the LOC112150534 gene encoding cytochrome b-c1 complex subunit 6, mitochondrial, whose product is MVFEEKMIMNGEPEDEEEEEEEEEMVDPIEAVRQKCEASEHCAHAQERLEQCETRVGSRSSTEEDCTEELFDFLHARDHCVAHKLFHSVK